The sequence CCGAGGTTTCCACCGGCGGATGAATGACTTCCGTATCCGGTCGGCCGTACCAGCGGCGGATTCTCCGCGCCACGTGCGCCGAGTTGGCGGCGAAGGCGTCGACCCTGGCAGCGGCCGAGACGTCCCAGATGCGCAGATAGTGGCTCAGCAGGGGCATGTTCAGACGGGCCAGAAACCCGGCCCTGGCGCGGTACTCGTGGTACATGTCCCAGACGTAGCGCATGGGCGTGTGGCAGTAGCAGACGTGCAGCGCGTTCGACGGCGCGAGGACGCCCTTTGCCGGTCCGGACTCGCACGAGATGACCAGGTCGTAGCCGCTGAGGTCCAGGGCCTCCAAGGCCAAGGGCATGAGCGGCAGGTAGTGCTTGTAGAGCTTCGCGGCAAAGGGAAGACGGGCGATGAAGGTCGTGCGGACCGTGTGCGCACGGATCTTCTCCGAGACTGCCCGCGGATCGTAGACGTGGGTGTAGATGTCCGCCCCGGGATAGAGATCGAGCAGCGCCTCGAGCACGCGCTCCCCCCCCCGCATGCCGACCAGCCAGTAATGGACGACGGCGACTTTCATCGCTCTGCCGACTCCCCGGGCGAGGCGAAGTGGGGCCGCGACGAGGCGGCGCAGTAGCCGAGGGTCAGCCCCAGCAGGAGCGTGGCCGTGCCCAGCCACCAGTTGCGGAAAAAGCTGTGGCCGCTGACCGCCGTGCCGAGATATCCGACGTAGGAGGCCACGAACAGCGCGGCAACCCTCCACCAGCGCAATCCGGCGCGGGCCTGGGGAACGATGCGCCGCAGCGCATGGCGCAGGAACAGGAAGACGAGAACGGCGAACAGGACGAGGCCGATCACGCCGGTCTCGCAGAGAAGCTGCAGATAGATGTTGTGTGGGTGCGGGATGTCGATGTGTTCGAACATCGGCCGCAGTCCGAGGCTGCGGAAAGCGGCGTTGTACGTGTTGATGCCCGAACCGAGAAACGGCCAGTGGGCGAAAACCCGCAAGGCGAACGGCCAGAGTTCCCGGATGCGGTCGTCTTGCAGCACGCCTTCCACGGTGAAGCGGTGCGGGCCGAGGAACATCACTCCGGCGCACACGACGGCCACGAGAAGGATGCCTTTCCACCAGGAACGCTTCATGATGGCCCAGGACACCATCAAGGCCACGGCGGTACCGACGACGGCGCTGCGTGTCCGGGCTCCAATGAGCAGAAAGAGGGGGGGAAGCAGGAGCGCCACGGTGAGCAGCAGACGCCTCGAGGCCGCGATCCGCTTGGGAAGCGCCCAGAAAAGTCCAGCCATGGGGGGCAGGTACAGTGAGATCAGGTTGCCGACGCGATAGGTGGAAAAGGAGCCCGTGAGGCGCTTGCCTCCCATGGGCGCCGTCCCATGGATGAGATCTTTTCCGGAGATCGCCTGCCAGACGCCGTCCAGTCCCTGCATGAAGCCGCACACGACCATGGCGTAGACGGGAAGCCGGATGTCGCGTTCCGTGCGCACGAACTCGAGTCCTGCGAAGAAGAGGCCGAAGCCCATGTGGAGGTTGCTTCTGAGGACGTACCAGCTGCTGCCGGGGCTGATCGAGTCCACGGACTTGAAGGCGAGAAAGGCCCAGAAGGCCGGGAATATCCAGAACAGCCGTCCCAGCATCCGTGCATTGGAGGAGCGGAAATCCAACATGTAGAACAGCAGCACGCCTATGGTGGCTGTCCAGCCGCCGATCTCGCGCAGGCTCATGCCGAACGGGAAAAGGGCGAGATAGAAGAGCAGGCCGATGCGGGAAACGCGCGCAAGCTCCCGGGACAGGCGGGGTTTCCAACCGGAAAAACGGGGCTCCACCGTGCCCGATGCGTCAGTGTCCATCGATCCCCAACTGCAATTCATGTCATTAAAGATTTCTGGTTCCCGGCCCGATGCGACATGGGAAGCAGACTGTATTCCTGATCTTTTTTCATCAAGGATGGCGCATTTACCCCAGAACGGATGGGCTGTAAAGCGCAACCGACATCCAGCCTCATGTCAAACCGGCAGACATGAAAATCAAGGACATGGTTCATCTCGAAGCGACGCAAAGAACATGGCACCCATCGCCTACGGACGCAGTCCCCTTCATGAAAACTGATGAAGGGTAGGCTCTCTCGCCTGTTCTTCCATCCAGGGACCGTCAATCCAGTCCATTCGGCAGAGAGTCTGCGATTACAAATCAATACACCCGTTCGTTTTATTTTGATAGCCCCCAGGCGGTCTCTGAAAAAATCAGGAGCCGCCTGCAAATTCCAGGGTGAGGCGGAAACCGCACGTCATGCAAGGCCACCGGGTTCCTCGGCGGCAATGTTTCGATGCACTCTTCGCCCCATGCAGTAGGGAGGAGTACCGGAGCTGGGGATTGCAGCAACTTTCCGACTTCTTCAGCGGTGCCGACCTCGCCGCCCGCTTCCGTGCCCCGCCCATCCCTGGCCGCGACCGGCCCGGCGCCTGAGCGCACGCCAAAGCCCTGCGCCGCATAGGTCCGCCCAGTCGTGGGGAGGGACAAAGGACCGGCAAGAATGCCCGGCGCTTGCCTGGGAAGTGGGGTTCCCCTATGGTGCGGGCACTGCAAAACAGGAGCCGACGATGAAACGCGCGCTCATCACGGGCATCACCGGGCAGGACGGCGCATATCTCGCCGAAATGCTGCTCAAGAAGGGATACGAGGTCCACGGCATCAAGCGCCGCGCCTCCCTGTTCAACACCGACCGCATCGACCACCTCTACCAGGATCCGCACGAGCTGGGCCGCAGGCTGATTCTCCACTACGGGGACATGAGCGACGCCTGCAACCTGATCCGGGTGGTGCAGGAGGTGCAGCCGGACGAGGTCTACAACCTCGCGGCGCAGAGCCACGTCAAGGTCTCCTTCGAGTCGCCCGAGTACACGGCCAACGTGGACGCCCTGGGCGCCCTGCGCCTGCTCGAGGCCATCCGCATCCTCGGGCTCGAGAAGACGGCCCGCTTCTACCAGGCCTCCACCTCCGAACTCTACGGCCTGGTGCAGGAGACGCCGCAGACCGAGAAGACGCCCTTCTACCCCCGGTCGCCGTACGCCTGCGCCAAGCTCTACGCCTACTGGATCACCGTGAACTACCGCGAGGCGTACGGCATGTATGCCTGCAACGGCATCCTCTTCAACCACGAGTCCCCGGTGCGCGGCGAGACCTTCGTCACCCGCAAGATCACCCGCGGCCTGGCGCGCCGGGCCCTCGGCCTCTCGAACGGCCTCTTCCTGGGCAACCTGAACGCCCTGCGCGACTGGGGACACGCCAAGGACTACGTGGAGATGCAGTGGCTCATGCTGCAGCAGGAAACGCCCGAGGACTTCGTCATCGCCACCGGCAGGCAGCATTCCGTGCGCGACTTCGTCGACGCCGCCGCAGCGGAGCTCGGCCTGACCCTCGAATGGAAGGGCAAGGACCTGGACGAGCAGGGGATCGTGGCCGCGGTGGACCAGAGCCGTTTCGCCGAGGCAGCGGGCCGGGGCGGCATGACCTGCGACCTCAAGCCCGGGGATGTCCTGGTCTGCGTGGACCCGCGCTACTTCCGGCCCACCGAGGTGGAGACGCTGCTCGGCGATCCCTCGCGGGCGGCCGAGCGCCTGGGCTGGACGCCCAGGATCGGCTTCGCGGAGATGGTCGCGGAGATGGTCCGCGAGGACATGAGCCTGGCCATGCGCGATGCGGTCTGCAAGGTGGCGGGCTTCAAGTCCTTCGCCTACAACGAATAGGCCAGCCGGAGCGAAAGCCCAGATCATGGAACAAGACGCCCGCATCTTCGTCGCCGGACACCGCGGCCTGGTCGGCGGGGCCATTGCCCGCTGCCTGCGCCGCAACGGCTTCACGAACATCGTCACGCGCACGAGCGCCGAGCTCGACCTGAGAAGACAGGCCCCGGTGGAGGACTTCTTCGCCGCCGAGCGGCCCGACTACGTCTTCCTGGCCGCGGCCAAGGTCGGCGGCATCCACGCCAACGCCGCCTACCCCGCTGACTTCATCCGCGACAACCTGCAGATCCAGACCAACGTCATCGACGCGGCCTGGAGGAGCGGGACGCGAAAGCTGCTCTTCCTCGGCTCCTCGTGCATCTACCCCAAGTTCGCGCCCCAGCCCATCCGCGAGGACGCCCTGCTGACAGGGCCGCTGGAGCCGACCAACGAGAGCTACGCCCTGGCCAAGATCGCGGGCATCCGCATGTGCCAGGCCTACCGCAGGCAGTACGGCTTCGACGCCGTCTCGGCCATGCCCACCAACCTCTACGGCCCGGGTGACAACTTCCACCCCGAGAACAGCCACGTCATCCCGGCGCTCATGCGCCGCTTCCACGAGGCCAGGCTGTCGCAGGCGCCGTCCGTGACCATCTGGGGCACGGGCAGCCCCCTGCGCGAGTTCCTGCACGTGGACGACATGGCCGAGGCCTGCCTGTTCCTCATGCAGAACTACTCCGACTACGAGCACGTGAACGTCGGCTGCGGCGAGGACCTCTCCATACTGGAGCTGGCGCGCCTGATGGCCAGGGTCACCGGCTATGCGGGCGAGATCCTGACCGACCCGGAAAAGCCGGACGGCACGCCGCGCAAGCTCATGGACAACGCCAAGCTGGCCGCCATGGGCTGGCGGCCGCGCATTCCTCTCGAAGAAGGGCTGGCCGGGACGTACGCGTGGTTTTGCGACCACGCGGCCGAGATCAGGGGCTGAGGGCCCCCGGAGGGAAGGCGCAGGGGGGCCTCACCCCGCCCCTGCAAGGAGGCGCTACTCCCCGACGCTCTGCCAGGGCCTGGGCGACATGCCTGCCGCGAATTCCCTGGCCAGCCGCACGAGCTTGACCGAATCCCCCATCTGACGGGACTCCTTTTCCGGAGAGTGGTTGCCCACCTTGCGGTCCTTCTCGTGGATGCGGACGTTGGCCAGGATCTTCGGCACGTGCACGAACCTGGCCCCGCCCATGGCGAAGCGCAGGAACATCTCGTGGTCCTGCGACACGCACGAAAGATCGTAGTAGCCGAGCCTTTCGTGCAGCTCGCGCTTGTAGAGCTTGCAGATCCCGCAGAGATACCAGCGGCAGAAGGCGTCCTCGAAGGTGTAGTCCGGGAGCGAGAAGCGGCGCATGACGCGGCCGTTGTCGTCCACGACGTGCATGTCCGCGTAGGCGAAATCAGCGGCGTTCGCGTCGAGCGCGGCCGCGAGCTCCGAGGCCATGGAGGGGAGCAGGATGTCGTCCGAGGCGATGAAGGTGCAATACTCGCCTCGGGCGGCCTGAAAGCCCGTGTTCAGGGCCGCGCTCAGCCCCTTGTTCGTCTCGTGGCGCAGGAGCACGAGGCTGCGGCCCTCGGGCGGGTAGCGCAGGTGCCATTGCCGCTCGATGGTTCCGGTCCCCTCGTCGTAGTTCGAGGCGAAGGAGGTCCGCTCGGAGGAGACGGCGGCCGCGTACTGCGCCAGCACCTCCGCCGTCCCGTCGTTCGAGGCGTCGTCCACGACCACGATCTCCACGTCCGGGTAGTCCTGGAACCAGACGGAATCGAGGCAGGTCGGCAGATACGCGGCCTGGTTGTACGTCGGAACAACGACAGTGACCTTGTGCATGTGACGCTCCTTTCCCGGATGTTGTCCTGCGGCTGCCGCGGTGTCTCCGCGCGTCAACCGTGCAGCATGTCGTACGCCACGTGGACGTCGGAGGCCGTGGCCCCCATGGCCGAGGCCTCGGCCCAGAAGCCGGGCATGGCCGCGGCGTAGTCCTCGTCCCTGGCCGCGATCACCAGCCGGGGCAGCCGCCCGAATTCGTCGAAATTGTCCCGCACGAGCCGGTAGAGCCCGGGCCAGAAGCCGGTGGCGAAACGCTCCACGATGCCGAGGATCTCCTCGGTGCGGCGCGCGGCACCGGACGTGGTCTTGTTGCCGCCGTGGTAGCGGAAGAGCGAGTAGGCGCGGGGCCTGAACGTGAACGGCACGATCCGCGCCGCGCGCAGGAACCACTCCCAGTCGAAGGCGTAGTGCAGGGAGGCGTCCAGGGGACCGGCGGCGTTCCACAGCGCCCTGGTCCAGAACGAACTCGGCTGGATGATGTAGGCCTGCCGCGCGAGCCTGTCCCGGTCGAAGGCTCCGCCCGCAAAGGGAAATGCGTCCAGCCCCCTCTCCGTCTCGCGAAAGCCGATGCAGGTCCCGTAGCAGAAGCCGGGCTCGGCAGGTTCCGGAAAGGCGGCCGCCACGTCGAGCAGCGCCCCGGG is a genomic window of Desulfovibrio sp. X2 containing:
- a CDS encoding glycosyltransferase, yielding MKVAVVHYWLVGMRGGERVLEALLDLYPGADIYTHVYDPRAVSEKIRAHTVRTTFIARLPFAAKLYKHYLPLMPLALEALDLSGYDLVISCESGPAKGVLAPSNALHVCYCHTPMRYVWDMYHEYRARAGFLARLNMPLLSHYLRIWDVSAAARVDAFAANSAHVARRIRRWYGRPDTEVIHPPVETSAFDPFRPRGERYLFIGQLVGYKQADVAVKAFNALGLPLTVIGGGAMLKDLRRMAGPNVEILGRQPFPVLREHLATCRALVFPGEEDFGLVPVEAMASGAPVIAFGRGGATETVLDGRTGILYPDGTVEGLTAAVRRFESQGVEWDAQRIAEHAASFDTAVFKRKFAAMLERRLSDHA
- a CDS encoding O-antigen ligase, producing MNCSWGSMDTDASGTVEPRFSGWKPRLSRELARVSRIGLLFYLALFPFGMSLREIGGWTATIGVLLFYMLDFRSSNARMLGRLFWIFPAFWAFLAFKSVDSISPGSSWYVLRSNLHMGFGLFFAGLEFVRTERDIRLPVYAMVVCGFMQGLDGVWQAISGKDLIHGTAPMGGKRLTGSFSTYRVGNLISLYLPPMAGLFWALPKRIAASRRLLLTVALLLPPLFLLIGARTRSAVVGTAVALMVSWAIMKRSWWKGILLVAVVCAGVMFLGPHRFTVEGVLQDDRIRELWPFALRVFAHWPFLGSGINTYNAAFRSLGLRPMFEHIDIPHPHNIYLQLLCETGVIGLVLFAVLVFLFLRHALRRIVPQARAGLRWWRVAALFVASYVGYLGTAVSGHSFFRNWWLGTATLLLGLTLGYCAASSRPHFASPGESAER
- the gmd gene encoding GDP-mannose 4,6-dehydratase, which codes for MKRALITGITGQDGAYLAEMLLKKGYEVHGIKRRASLFNTDRIDHLYQDPHELGRRLILHYGDMSDACNLIRVVQEVQPDEVYNLAAQSHVKVSFESPEYTANVDALGALRLLEAIRILGLEKTARFYQASTSELYGLVQETPQTEKTPFYPRSPYACAKLYAYWITVNYREAYGMYACNGILFNHESPVRGETFVTRKITRGLARRALGLSNGLFLGNLNALRDWGHAKDYVEMQWLMLQQETPEDFVIATGRQHSVRDFVDAAAAELGLTLEWKGKDLDEQGIVAAVDQSRFAEAAGRGGMTCDLKPGDVLVCVDPRYFRPTEVETLLGDPSRAAERLGWTPRIGFAEMVAEMVREDMSLAMRDAVCKVAGFKSFAYNE
- a CDS encoding GDP-L-fucose synthase yields the protein MEQDARIFVAGHRGLVGGAIARCLRRNGFTNIVTRTSAELDLRRQAPVEDFFAAERPDYVFLAAAKVGGIHANAAYPADFIRDNLQIQTNVIDAAWRSGTRKLLFLGSSCIYPKFAPQPIREDALLTGPLEPTNESYALAKIAGIRMCQAYRRQYGFDAVSAMPTNLYGPGDNFHPENSHVIPALMRRFHEARLSQAPSVTIWGTGSPLREFLHVDDMAEACLFLMQNYSDYEHVNVGCGEDLSILELARLMARVTGYAGEILTDPEKPDGTPRKLMDNAKLAAMGWRPRIPLEEGLAGTYAWFCDHAAEIRG
- a CDS encoding glycosyltransferase, whose translation is MHKVTVVVPTYNQAAYLPTCLDSVWFQDYPDVEIVVVDDASNDGTAEVLAQYAAAVSSERTSFASNYDEGTGTIERQWHLRYPPEGRSLVLLRHETNKGLSAALNTGFQAARGEYCTFIASDDILLPSMASELAAALDANAADFAYADMHVVDDNGRVMRRFSLPDYTFEDAFCRWYLCGICKLYKRELHERLGYYDLSCVSQDHEMFLRFAMGGARFVHVPKILANVRIHEKDRKVGNHSPEKESRQMGDSVKLVRLAREFAAGMSPRPWQSVGE
- a CDS encoding glycosyltransferase family 2 protein is translated as MLPTFSVIIPSFNQAQYLEQTLLSVLGQGCPGLEVLVLDGGSSDGSVDILRAYEDRLAFWRSRKDSGQAEAINEGMARATGDILCWINSDDLLMPGALLDVAAAFPEPAEPGFCYGTCIGFRETERGLDAFPFAGGAFDRDRLARQAYIIQPSSFWTRALWNAAGPLDASLHYAFDWEWFLRAARIVPFTFRPRAYSLFRYHGGNKTTSGAARRTEEILGIVERFATGFWPGLYRLVRDNFDEFGRLPRLVIAARDEDYAAAMPGFWAEASAMGATASDVHVAYDMLHG